From the Amblyraja radiata isolate CabotCenter1 chromosome 14, sAmbRad1.1.pri, whole genome shotgun sequence genome, one window contains:
- the LOC116980255 gene encoding V-set and immunoglobulin domain-containing protein 1-like has translation MSGAALLYLLAALTSLNAMMVNVKVPHMEIARGDALHLQCTYQTTAPTKNHLNIEWTLVEEVPSEEEPTIDVIQYFYDGIYSVGKNYKGRVNFTGDANGEDCSIAIQNAQITDTGTYVVEVTTPFDLVGTRKETVDVTVLGKGFGKYFYADFSLLSSNVSLLAFM, from the exons CACTTACATCCTTGAATGCAATGATGGTCAACGTGAAGGTCCCGCACATGGAAATAGCTCGAGGAGATGCTTTACATTTACAATGTACCTATCAAACCACCGCACCAACGAAAAACCATCTTAACATTGAATGGACTCTAGTCGAAGAAGTACCGAGTGAAGAGGAACCAACG ATCGATGTAATCCAGTACTTCTACGACGGAATATACAGCGTTGGAAAAAACTACAAGGGCAGAGTAAACTTTACAGGAGATGCCAACGGGGAAGATTGTTCAATAGCGATCCAGAATGCGCAGATAACTGACACTGGAACCTACGTGGTAGAAGTCACAACACCTTTTGACTTGGTTGGTACGCGGAAAGAAACAGTGGATGTGACTGTATTGGGTAAGGGCTTCGGAAAATATTTCTATGCAGATTTCAGCTTGCTTAGTAGTAATGTGTCATTACTAGCTTTCATGTAA